A window of Streptomyces marispadix contains these coding sequences:
- a CDS encoding Ppx/GppA phosphatase family protein, protein MRLGVLDVGSNTVHLLVVDAHSGARPLPAYSHKEELRLAELLDDNGAITSEGVDRLAATVTAALQVAEDQGVEDLLPFATSAVREAANAEQVLSRVAEETGVKLEVLTGEDEARLTFLSARRWFGWSVGRLLLLDIGGGSLEIAYGQDEEPDAAVSLPLGAGRLTTAWLPGDPPDATDLRTLRRHVRAEIARVVGEFSRFSAPDHAVGTSKTFKQLARIAGAARTAEGPYVERRLTLAALEEWVPRLAGMTAAERAELPGVSEGRARQLLAGALVAEAAMDLFRVEELEICPWALREGVILRRLDHLRAT, encoded by the coding sequence ATGAGACTCGGTGTCCTCGACGTGGGCTCCAACACGGTCCACCTCCTCGTCGTAGACGCGCACTCCGGCGCGCGGCCGCTACCCGCCTACTCCCACAAGGAGGAACTCAGACTCGCCGAACTCCTCGACGACAACGGCGCGATCACCTCCGAGGGCGTCGACCGCCTCGCCGCCACCGTCACCGCCGCCCTCCAGGTCGCCGAGGACCAGGGCGTCGAGGATCTGCTCCCGTTCGCCACCTCCGCGGTGCGCGAGGCTGCGAACGCCGAGCAGGTGCTGTCGCGCGTAGCCGAGGAGACCGGCGTAAAGCTGGAGGTGCTGACCGGCGAGGACGAGGCACGGCTCACGTTCCTCTCCGCACGCCGCTGGTTCGGCTGGTCCGTGGGCCGTCTGCTGCTCCTCGACATCGGCGGCGGCTCGCTGGAGATCGCGTACGGCCAGGACGAGGAGCCCGACGCCGCCGTCTCGCTGCCGCTGGGCGCCGGGCGGCTCACCACCGCATGGCTGCCGGGCGACCCGCCCGACGCCACCGACCTGAGGACGCTGCGCCGCCATGTACGGGCCGAAATCGCCCGCGTCGTAGGGGAGTTCAGCCGCTTCAGCGCACCGGACCACGCGGTGGGCACGTCCAAGACGTTCAAGCAGCTCGCGCGGATCGCGGGGGCGGCGCGCACCGCCGAAGGCCCGTATGTGGAACGGAGGTTGACCCTCGCCGCGCTGGAGGAGTGGGTCCCGCGGCTCGCGGGCATGACCGCCGCCGAACGTGCCGAACTGCCCGGCGTCTCCGAGGGGCGGGCACGCCAACTCCTCGCCGGCGCACTGGTGGCGGAGGCGGCGATGGACCTCTTCCGGGTGGAGGAGCTGGAGATCTGCCCATGGGCGCTGCGCGAGGGCGTGATCCTGCGGCGCCTCGACCATCTGCGGGCCACTTAG
- a CDS encoding VOC family protein: MIKSLAIATVWSTDQERDKKFFVETLGFTERTDMHMGEMRWVTVSPPGQPEVQLTLMRPDGPGLDPESREAVLKLVNKGALGAGVFATDDCHATYEELKAKGVEFLQEPQERPYGIEALFRDPSGNWYSLTQQRESEGLDLSKPWSGCVDGEEE; this comes from the coding sequence GTGATCAAGAGTCTGGCCATCGCCACCGTCTGGTCCACCGACCAGGAGCGGGACAAGAAGTTCTTCGTCGAGACCCTCGGCTTCACCGAACGTACGGACATGCACATGGGCGAGATGCGCTGGGTCACCGTCAGCCCGCCCGGCCAGCCGGAGGTGCAGCTCACGCTGATGCGCCCGGACGGACCCGGCCTCGACCCCGAGTCGCGCGAGGCCGTGCTGAAGCTGGTCAACAAGGGCGCGCTGGGCGCGGGCGTCTTCGCCACCGACGACTGCCACGCGACATACGAGGAACTCAAGGCCAAAGGCGTCGAGTTCCTCCAGGAGCCGCAGGAGCGTCCCTACGGAATCGAGGCGCTCTTCCGCGACCCGTCCGGCAACTGGTACTCGCTCACACAGCAGCGCGAGAGCGAGGGGCTGGACCTGAGCAAGCCGTGGAGCGGCTGCGTCGACGGCGAAGAGGAGTAA
- a CDS encoding A/G-specific adenine glycosylase: protein MTATTETAPPEPEPRPESAETSGSVEQTARALHAPVVDWFDANARDLPWRRPEAGAWGVMVSEFMLQQTPVSRVLPVYEQWLSRWPRPAGLAAEPPGEAVRAWGRLGYPRRALRLHGAAAAIAERHGGDVPREHAQLLALPGVGEYTAAAVASFAYGQRHAVLDTNVRRVFARAVTGRQYPPNATTAAERKLARALLPEDEATAARWAAATMELGALVCTARAPACSQCPVRHLCAWQLAGAPEHVDPPRRTQTYAGTDRQVRGKLLAVLRESVTPVPQAALDRVWNDSVQRARALDGLVADGLVEPLPGGVYRLPLS from the coding sequence ATGACTGCGACCACCGAGACCGCGCCTCCCGAGCCCGAGCCCCGACCCGAGTCGGCAGAGACCTCCGGCTCCGTCGAGCAGACCGCCCGCGCCTTGCACGCCCCCGTCGTCGACTGGTTCGACGCGAACGCCCGAGACCTTCCATGGCGCCGCCCAGAGGCGGGTGCCTGGGGGGTCATGGTCAGCGAGTTCATGCTTCAGCAGACGCCGGTCAGCCGGGTGCTGCCGGTGTACGAGCAGTGGCTCAGCCGCTGGCCGCGCCCCGCCGGCCTCGCCGCCGAGCCGCCCGGCGAGGCGGTGCGCGCCTGGGGCCGCCTCGGCTACCCCCGCCGGGCGCTCCGGCTGCACGGAGCGGCCGCCGCCATAGCGGAACGCCACGGCGGCGACGTACCGCGTGAGCACGCACAGCTTCTGGCGCTGCCAGGCGTCGGCGAGTACACGGCGGCTGCCGTGGCGTCCTTCGCCTACGGGCAGCGGCACGCGGTCCTGGACACCAACGTCCGCCGCGTCTTCGCCCGCGCCGTCACCGGGCGGCAGTACCCGCCGAACGCCACCACCGCCGCCGAGCGCAAGCTCGCCCGCGCCCTGCTCCCCGAGGACGAGGCGACGGCGGCCCGCTGGGCGGCGGCCACCATGGAACTCGGCGCGCTCGTGTGCACCGCACGCGCACCTGCCTGCTCCCAGTGCCCGGTCAGGCACCTGTGCGCATGGCAGCTCGCGGGCGCGCCGGAGCATGTCGATCCGCCGCGCCGCACCCAGACGTACGCCGGTACGGACCGTCAGGTACGCGGCAAGCTCCTGGCTGTGCTGCGTGAATCGGTGACGCCGGTGCCGCAGGCCGCACTCGACCGGGTCTGGAACGACTCCGTGCAGCGGGCGCGGGCACTCGACGGGCTTGTGGCCGACGGACTCGTCGAGCCGCTTCCGGGCGGGGTCTACCGGCTGCCGCTGAGCTGA
- a CDS encoding MDR family MFS transporter, which translates to MSVFALMIAVMLAMLDNMIVGTAMPTIVGELGGLDHLSWVVTAYTLTTAASTPLWGKTGDMYGRKGAFLTSILIFLAGSVASGAAQTMAQLIGFRALQGLGAGGLMVGAMSIMGELVPPRERGKYMGMMAGVMSFAMIGGPLVGGTLTDHLGWRWAFYINVPLGGIALAMVVTLLHLPARRSQGSIDYAGAALLTTAITSAVLVTSWGGTEYDWSSPVIVGLSALAVAAAAAFLLVERRAVEPVLPLGVFRSRNFSLMTVIGFLLGFVMFGAMTFLPLYQQTVQGASATNSGLLLLPVLLPMMVVSVITGRATTRTGRYRAYPLIGGALIPAGLFLLAQLDVGTSRVTSALYMVVLGAGMGFLMQLTMLIAQNSVELKDMGVASSTTTLFRTIGGSFGVALMGTLFADRVHDSMAESAAAAGGRGGAGGGGLSGDGAPAQLDAASLERLPAAVREAYEYAVADGTHVVFTVAAAAALLGFVATWFVKEVPLKGADGASEESPEESPDSTDPSTRAEGTVSPV; encoded by the coding sequence ATGTCCGTCTTCGCGCTGATGATCGCCGTGATGCTGGCGATGCTCGACAACATGATCGTCGGCACCGCGATGCCCACGATCGTGGGCGAGCTGGGCGGGCTCGACCACCTCTCGTGGGTCGTGACCGCCTACACCCTCACCACGGCCGCGTCCACGCCCCTGTGGGGCAAGACCGGCGACATGTACGGGCGCAAGGGCGCCTTCCTCACATCCATCCTGATCTTCCTCGCCGGCTCGGTCGCCTCGGGCGCGGCACAGACGATGGCTCAGCTCATCGGCTTCCGCGCGCTCCAGGGCCTGGGCGCGGGCGGCCTGATGGTCGGCGCGATGTCCATCATGGGCGAGCTGGTGCCGCCCCGTGAGCGCGGCAAGTACATGGGCATGATGGCCGGAGTGATGTCGTTCGCCATGATCGGCGGACCGCTGGTGGGCGGCACCCTCACCGACCATCTCGGCTGGCGCTGGGCCTTCTACATCAACGTCCCGCTCGGCGGGATCGCGCTCGCCATGGTCGTGACGCTGCTGCACCTGCCCGCCAGGCGCTCGCAGGGCAGCATCGACTACGCCGGTGCGGCGCTGCTCACCACCGCGATCACCTCGGCCGTGCTCGTCACGAGCTGGGGCGGTACGGAGTACGACTGGTCCTCGCCGGTGATCGTCGGCCTCTCCGCCCTGGCCGTCGCCGCGGCAGCGGCGTTCCTGCTGGTGGAGCGCAGGGCCGTGGAGCCCGTACTGCCGCTGGGGGTCTTCCGCAGCCGCAACTTCTCGCTGATGACGGTCATCGGCTTCCTGCTGGGCTTCGTGATGTTCGGCGCGATGACGTTCCTGCCGCTCTACCAGCAGACCGTGCAGGGCGCCTCGGCGACCAACTCCGGGCTGCTGCTTCTGCCGGTGCTGCTGCCGATGATGGTCGTCTCCGTGATCACCGGCCGCGCCACCACTCGTACGGGCAGGTACCGCGCGTACCCGCTGATCGGCGGTGCCCTGATCCCAGCGGGGCTCTTCCTTCTCGCACAGCTCGACGTCGGTACGAGCAGGGTCACCTCGGCGCTCTACATGGTGGTGCTCGGCGCCGGCATGGGCTTCCTGATGCAGCTCACGATGCTGATCGCGCAGAACAGCGTGGAGCTGAAGGACATGGGCGTCGCCTCGTCCACGACCACGCTCTTCCGTACGATCGGCGGCTCCTTCGGCGTCGCCCTGATGGGCACCCTCTTCGCCGACCGCGTGCACGACAGCATGGCCGAGAGCGCGGCTGCGGCCGGAGGCCGCGGAGGCGCCGGTGGCGGCGGCCTGAGCGGTGACGGCGCTCCGGCGCAGCTCGACGCGGCCTCGCTGGAGCGGCTGCCCGCGGCGGTGCGCGAGGCGTACGAGTACGCGGTGGCCGACGGCACGCATGTGGTCTTCACGGTCGCCGCCGCCGCGGCGCTGCTGGGCTTCGTGGCCACCTGGTTCGTCAAGGAGGTACCGCTCAAGGGCGCCGACGGGGCGTCCGAGGAGAGCCCGGAGGAGTCGCCGGACTCCACGGACCCCTCGACGCGGGCGGAGGGCACTGTCAGTCCCGTGTGA
- the radA gene encoding DNA repair protein RadA, with protein sequence MAARKTSAKDRPAYRCSECGWQTAKWLGRCPECHAWGTVDEVGGAPAVRTTAPGRVSASALPIGQVDGTQVAARSTGVPELDRVLGGGLVPGAVILVAGEPGVGKSTLLLDVAAKASDEAHHTLYVTGEESAGQVRLRADRIGAIGDHLYLAAETDLSAVLAHLDEVKPSLLIMDSVQTVASPELDGSAGGVAQVREVAAALIRASKERGMSTLLVGHVTKDGSIAGPRLLEHLVDVVLHFEGDRHARLRLVRGVKNRYGTTDEVGCFELHDEGITGLADPSGLFLTRRAEPVPGTCLTVTLEGRRPLVAEVQALTVDSQIPSPRRTTSGLETSRVSMMLAVLEQRGRISALGKQDIYSATVGGVKLSEPAADLAVALALASAASDTPLPKNLVAIGEVGLAGEVRRVTGVQRRLAEAARLGFTHALVPSDPGRVPEGMRVREVADVGEALAVLPKRSRTSGRLQQGAAAPAQ encoded by the coding sequence ATGGCTGCTCGTAAGACATCCGCCAAGGACCGCCCCGCGTACCGCTGTTCGGAATGCGGCTGGCAGACCGCCAAGTGGCTCGGCCGCTGCCCCGAGTGCCATGCGTGGGGCACCGTCGACGAGGTGGGCGGTGCGCCCGCCGTGCGTACGACCGCGCCCGGGCGGGTCTCGGCGTCCGCGCTGCCCATCGGCCAGGTCGACGGCACTCAGGTCGCCGCCCGCAGTACGGGCGTTCCCGAGCTGGACCGTGTGCTCGGCGGCGGCCTGGTGCCCGGGGCGGTGATCCTGGTCGCGGGCGAGCCCGGCGTGGGCAAGTCGACGCTGCTGCTGGACGTCGCGGCCAAGGCGTCCGACGAGGCCCACCACACGCTGTACGTCACGGGCGAGGAGTCCGCCGGCCAGGTGCGGCTGCGCGCCGACCGCATCGGCGCCATCGGCGACCACCTCTATCTGGCGGCGGAGACGGACCTCTCGGCAGTACTGGCACATCTGGACGAGGTGAAGCCGAGTCTGCTGATCATGGACTCGGTGCAGACGGTGGCATCGCCCGAACTCGACGGCTCCGCGGGCGGAGTGGCGCAGGTGCGCGAGGTGGCCGCCGCCCTCATCCGCGCCTCCAAGGAGCGGGGCATGTCCACGCTGCTGGTCGGCCATGTCACCAAGGACGGCTCGATCGCCGGGCCCAGGCTGCTGGAACATCTCGTCGACGTGGTGCTGCACTTCGAAGGCGACCGGCACGCCCGGCTGCGGCTGGTGCGCGGCGTGAAGAACAGGTACGGCACGACGGACGAGGTCGGCTGCTTCGAGCTGCACGACGAGGGCATCACCGGGCTCGCCGACCCGTCGGGGCTGTTCCTCACCCGCCGCGCCGAGCCCGTCCCCGGTACATGTCTGACGGTCACGCTGGAGGGCCGCCGTCCGCTCGTCGCCGAGGTGCAGGCGCTGACCGTGGACAGCCAGATCCCCTCGCCGAGGCGCACGACGTCCGGTCTGGAGACGTCCCGCGTCTCGATGATGCTGGCGGTGCTGGAGCAGCGCGGCCGTATCAGCGCGCTCGGCAAGCAGGACATCTACAGCGCGACGGTCGGGGGCGTGAAGCTCTCCGAGCCCGCCGCGGATCTCGCCGTGGCGCTGGCGCTCGCGAGCGCGGCGAGCGACACCCCGCTCCCGAAGAACCTCGTGGCGATAGGAGAGGTGGGCCTCGCCGGGGAGGTGCGGCGCGTCACCGGCGTGCAGCGCAGGCTGGCCGAGGCCGCCCGCCTGGGCTTCACACATGCGCTGGTGCCGTCGGACCCGGGCCGTGTCCCGGAAGGCATGCGGGTGCGCGAGGTCGCCGACGTCGGGGAGGCGCTGGCGGTGCTGCCCAAGCGTTCACGGACGTCGGGCAGGCTTCAGCAGGGGGCCGCCGCGCCAGCGCAGTAG
- a CDS encoding TetR/AcrR family transcriptional regulator, which translates to MSRGNTRQRIQEVALELFAARGYEKTSLREIAEHLGVTKAALYYHFKTKEDIVISLFEDLGGPCDELIAWASGQPSDLETKLEVLRRYSEVLKHAAPLFRFMQENQATMRELSIGESFKGRLMKLLDIIQLPDAELSDQVRCSASLFTMHAGMFTMQTIEADPEDKRLAVLEVAQEMLTTAHKGHD; encoded by the coding sequence ATGAGCAGGGGCAATACGCGGCAGCGCATCCAGGAGGTCGCCCTGGAGCTGTTCGCGGCACGCGGTTACGAGAAGACCTCGCTACGGGAGATCGCGGAGCATCTAGGCGTCACCAAGGCCGCGCTCTACTACCACTTCAAGACCAAAGAAGACATCGTCATCAGCCTGTTCGAGGACCTGGGCGGGCCCTGCGACGAGTTGATCGCCTGGGCCTCCGGGCAGCCCAGCGACCTGGAGACGAAGCTGGAGGTGCTGCGTCGCTACAGCGAGGTGCTGAAGCACGCCGCCCCGCTCTTCCGCTTCATGCAGGAGAACCAGGCGACGATGCGCGAGCTGAGCATCGGCGAGTCCTTCAAGGGGCGGCTGATGAAGCTGCTCGACATCATCCAGCTCCCCGACGCCGAGCTGAGTGATCAAGTACGTTGCTCCGCCTCGCTGTTCACGATGCACGCGGGGATGTTCACCATGCAGACCATCGAGGCCGACCCCGAGGACAAGCGCCTTGCCGTGCTCGAAGTCGCCCAGGAGATGCTTACCACCGCGCACAAGGGACACGACTGA
- a CDS encoding M23 family metallopeptidase: protein MSKTPKNAHKPRGRTRVAVIATGLGASVLLGAGSAVAAHTDGQGDVFASGTATQLADSARAQAHEQHQEALAKKKAEQRAKDRKADRGSRAADREGGVKKNANAWTKPVSGKYELSAGFGNSGGRWAHKHSGQDFAVPTGTPVKAVHGGTVVKAGPNGAGDGSSYGNAIVIKHENGTYSQYAHLSKLNVKSGQKVETGQKIGLSGSTGNSSGPHLHFEIRSTPDYGSGKEPIEVMRSHGVKV from the coding sequence ATGTCGAAGACGCCCAAGAACGCGCACAAGCCCCGTGGTCGCACCAGGGTCGCCGTAATAGCGACCGGGCTGGGAGCCTCGGTGCTGCTGGGCGCGGGCTCGGCTGTCGCCGCCCACACGGACGGGCAGGGCGACGTCTTCGCGTCAGGAACCGCTACGCAGCTCGCCGACTCCGCACGCGCTCAGGCACATGAGCAGCACCAGGAGGCCCTGGCGAAGAAGAAGGCCGAGCAGCGCGCCAAGGACCGCAAGGCAGACCGGGGTTCGCGTGCCGCCGACCGCGAGGGCGGCGTGAAGAAGAACGCCAACGCCTGGACGAAGCCCGTCTCCGGCAAGTACGAGCTGAGCGCCGGCTTCGGCAACAGCGGCGGCCGCTGGGCGCACAAGCACTCCGGCCAGGACTTCGCGGTGCCCACGGGCACTCCTGTGAAGGCCGTACACGGCGGCACCGTCGTCAAGGCGGGCCCGAACGGCGCCGGCGACGGCTCCTCGTACGGCAACGCCATCGTGATCAAGCACGAGAACGGCACGTACTCGCAGTACGCGCACCTGTCGAAGCTGAACGTAAAGTCCGGCCAGAAGGTCGAGACCGGCCAGAAGATCGGCCTGTCGGGCTCGACGGGCAACTCGTCCGGTCCGCACCTGCACTTCGAGATCCGCAGCACCCCCGACTACGGATCCGGCAAGGAGCCGATCGAGGTCATGCGCTCGCACGGCGTGAAGGTGTGA
- the disA gene encoding DNA integrity scanning diadenylate cyclase DisA, which translates to MAANDRAAAPGRTGGGGSGAEGLMRATLSAVAPGTALRDGLERVLRGNTGGLILLGMDKNVEPLCTGGFILDVDFTATRLRELCKLDGALIIDRDVTKIVRAGVQLVPDASIPTEETGTRHRTAQRISIQTGYPVVSVSQSMRLIALYVDGQRRVLEDSAAILSRANQALATLERYKLRLDEVAGTLSALEIEDLVTVRDVSAVAQRLEMVRRIATEIAEYVVELGTDGRLLSLQLDELIAGVEPERELVARDYVPEPSGRRSRSVGEALSELDRLTHSELLELPTVARALGYSGAPETLDSAVSPRGYRLLAKVPRLPGTVIERLVEHFGGLQKLLAASVDDLQTVDGVGEARARSVREGLSRLAESSILERYV; encoded by the coding sequence GTGGCAGCCAATGACCGGGCAGCAGCTCCCGGCAGGACCGGTGGGGGAGGATCCGGTGCCGAGGGCCTGATGCGCGCCACGCTGAGCGCGGTGGCCCCCGGTACGGCCCTGCGTGACGGCCTGGAGCGGGTCCTGCGGGGCAACACCGGCGGACTGATCCTCCTCGGCATGGACAAGAACGTGGAGCCGCTGTGCACCGGCGGTTTCATCCTGGACGTCGACTTCACCGCGACGCGGCTGCGCGAGCTGTGCAAGCTGGACGGCGCGCTGATCATCGACCGCGACGTCACCAAGATCGTGAGAGCGGGCGTGCAGTTGGTGCCGGACGCCTCGATTCCCACGGAGGAGACGGGCACCCGGCACCGCACGGCACAGCGCATCTCGATCCAGACCGGCTATCCCGTGGTCTCGGTCAGCCAGTCGATGCGGCTGATCGCGCTCTACGTCGACGGTCAGCGCCGTGTGCTGGAGGACTCCGCGGCGATCCTCTCCCGCGCCAACCAGGCCCTCGCCACCCTGGAGCGCTACAAGCTCCGGCTGGACGAGGTCGCCGGCACCCTCTCCGCCCTGGAGATCGAGGACTTGGTGACGGTCCGCGACGTCTCCGCCGTGGCGCAGCGGCTGGAGATGGTCCGCCGCATCGCCACGGAGATCGCGGAGTATGTAGTGGAGTTGGGCACGGACGGGCGTCTGCTCTCCCTCCAGCTCGACGAGTTGATCGCGGGTGTGGAGCCCGAGCGTGAGCTGGTGGCGAGGGACTACGTTCCGGAGCCGAGCGGGCGCCGCTCCCGCTCGGTCGGCGAGGCCCTCAGCGAGCTGGACCGTCTCACCCACTCCGAGCTGCTCGAACTGCCCACGGTGGCAAGAGCGTTGGGCTACAGCGGCGCCCCTGAGACGCTGGACTCGGCCGTCTCGCCCCGCGGTTACCGGCTGCTTGCGAAGGTGCCGAGGCTGCCGGGCACGGTCATCGAACGGCTCGTCGAGCACTTCGGCGGCCTTCAGAAGCTGCTCGCTGCGAGCGTCGACGATCTCCAGACCGTCGACGGCGTCGGCGAGGCCCGCGCCCGCTCCGTGCGAGAGGGCCTCTCCCGTCTCGCGGAGTCCAGCATCCTGGAGCGGTACGTCTAG
- a CDS encoding NACHT domain-containing protein, producing MEPVTIAMRIASAAVGPIVRKLFVQEGPGAGLTDRPVRISSLVSFRGEQRTLGEKDVRWLAAELTDRAAQAAGPHEGPGEETRRELADALAVALHSLGDLDMDDVQAVRLGPEGLARLLTRPRSLSAEAEAQFRPLLHTACLHILDFFSRRSTFIPRTLAEQTQQLERLISTTDLLLERIPARSSEDMRFEQRYAEHMARKHGELTIYGVDLGHTREWRLDVAYVPLEATQDPQGDGSGAGEEGSHGAGRREPLRAAAPLPADRVLAGSDRVLLRGAAGSGKTTLMQWLAVTAARQNYDEQMTHLLGRVPFVLPLRRIARDGLPSPERFLHAVHSGLAGAQPPGWADRVLSAGRALLLVDGVDEIPAERREETRRWLRELAADFPGNLWLVTSRPSAVPENWLAGAGFTELSLSPMSRHDVAAFIRRWHGATEAEPGLADDLVTAVRTSPDLGRLAVNPLMCGLLCALHRERRGTLPYGRTDLYDAALSMLLESRDRERYVPVPEGLRLTKDAQIPLLQRLAHWMIRNGRTEMDEEDAVAQLARALPASAAGESGDARPRRVLRHLLDRTGLLREPAAGRVDFVHRTFQDALGAKAAVEEGDFPLLLDNAHKDHWEDVIRLAVAYARPHGPCAAAEGTGGACARGAVAGAQPAQYCGAFGRRRGDRRSRLRRSRRAESAAGRRLS from the coding sequence ATGGAGCCCGTCACGATCGCCATGCGAATCGCCTCCGCGGCGGTCGGACCGATCGTCAGGAAGCTGTTCGTGCAGGAGGGCCCGGGAGCGGGGCTGACGGACAGACCGGTACGGATCTCGTCGCTCGTGTCCTTCAGGGGCGAGCAGCGAACCCTCGGCGAGAAGGACGTGCGCTGGCTGGCCGCGGAGCTGACGGACCGTGCGGCACAGGCCGCCGGCCCGCACGAGGGCCCCGGCGAGGAGACCCGTCGTGAGCTGGCCGACGCCCTGGCCGTGGCGCTGCACAGCCTCGGCGACCTGGACATGGACGACGTACAGGCCGTACGCCTCGGGCCCGAGGGGCTGGCCAGGCTGCTGACCCGCCCGCGCTCGCTCTCGGCAGAGGCGGAGGCGCAGTTCAGGCCGCTGCTGCACACGGCGTGCCTGCACATCCTGGACTTCTTCAGCAGGCGCTCGACGTTCATCCCGCGCACGCTCGCCGAGCAGACGCAGCAGCTCGAACGCCTCATCAGCACCACGGATCTGCTCCTGGAGCGCATACCCGCGCGCTCCTCCGAGGACATGCGCTTCGAACAGCGCTACGCCGAGCACATGGCACGTAAGCACGGCGAACTGACCATCTACGGCGTCGACTTGGGCCACACCCGCGAGTGGCGCCTCGACGTCGCGTATGTGCCGCTGGAGGCGACGCAGGACCCGCAGGGTGACGGAAGCGGCGCCGGGGAAGAGGGCAGCCACGGTGCCGGGCGCCGCGAACCGCTGAGGGCCGCCGCCCCGCTCCCCGCCGACCGCGTACTCGCGGGCTCCGACCGGGTGCTGCTGCGCGGAGCCGCCGGTTCCGGCAAGACGACGCTGATGCAGTGGCTGGCCGTCACCGCGGCACGGCAGAACTACGACGAGCAGATGACGCATCTGCTGGGCCGCGTCCCGTTCGTGCTGCCGCTGCGCCGCATCGCCCGCGACGGCCTGCCCTCCCCTGAGCGCTTCCTGCACGCCGTGCACAGCGGCCTCGCCGGTGCGCAGCCGCCCGGCTGGGCGGACCGGGTGCTGAGCGCGGGCCGTGCGCTGCTGCTGGTCGACGGGGTCGACGAGATTCCGGCGGAGCGGCGGGAGGAGACGCGGCGCTGGCTGCGTGAGCTGGCCGCCGACTTCCCGGGCAATCTGTGGCTGGTGACGTCCCGTCCGTCGGCGGTCCCGGAGAACTGGCTGGCCGGGGCAGGCTTCACGGAGCTGTCGCTCTCGCCGATGTCGCGTCACGACGTGGCGGCGTTCATCAGGCGCTGGCACGGCGCGACGGAGGCGGAACCGGGGCTGGCCGACGACCTCGTCACGGCCGTGCGCACCAGCCCCGATCTGGGCCGCCTCGCCGTCAACCCCCTGATGTGCGGCCTGCTTTGCGCGCTGCACCGCGAGCGTCGCGGGACCCTTCCTTACGGCCGTACGGATCTCTACGACGCGGCGCTGTCGATGCTGCTGGAGAGCCGCGACCGCGAGCGATACGTGCCGGTGCCCGAAGGGCTCCGGCTGACGAAGGACGCGCAGATCCCGCTGCTGCAACGGCTGGCGCACTGGATGATCCGCAACGGCCGTACGGAGATGGACGAGGAGGACGCCGTCGCCCAGCTCGCCCGCGCGCTCCCGGCGAGCGCCGCGGGGGAGTCCGGGGACGCCCGGCCGCGCCGCGTGCTACGGCACCTGCTGGACCGCACGGGCCTGCTGCGCGAACCGGCCGCGGGGCGCGTCGACTTCGTGCACCGCACCTTCCAGGACGCGCTGGGTGCCAAGGCCGCGGTCGAGGAGGGCGACTTCCCGCTGCTGCTGGACAACGCGCACAAGGACCACTGGGAGGACGTGATCCGGCTGGCGGTCGCCTACGCGCGGCCGCATGGACCGTGCGCGGCTGCTGAGGGGACTGGTGGCGCGTGTGCCCGAGGGGCCGTCGCCGGTGCCCAACCAGCGCAATACTGCGGCGCGTTCGGACGGAGACGAGGAGACCGGCGAAGTCGCCTACGACGGTCCCGGCGTGCGGAATCTGCTGCTGGCCGCCGCCTGTCTTGA
- a CDS encoding helix-turn-helix transcriptional regulator — MNTPGMARLRAMRLAKDAMDRDWSDPDLDLDAVAAHAGYSRYHFVRAFKATYGESPGQYLSRRRIERAEELLRSANLSVTEICMSVGFTSLGTFSARFKKQTGTSPSDYRRRHGRRGAAMIPGCYAMLFTGGFKEPGTAAPEPQSGARGVERRPGDAPSDVEHSGEDRRGEVGRREARRGEVRNNGEAPRKPL; from the coding sequence ATGAACACGCCGGGTATGGCACGGCTGAGGGCTATGCGCCTCGCCAAGGACGCCATGGACCGCGACTGGTCCGACCCGGACCTCGACCTGGACGCCGTCGCGGCCCATGCCGGTTACTCGCGATATCACTTCGTCCGTGCGTTCAAGGCCACCTACGGGGAGTCGCCGGGCCAGTACCTCAGCCGCCGCCGTATCGAGCGGGCGGAGGAGCTGCTGCGCTCGGCGAACCTGTCGGTCACCGAGATCTGCATGTCGGTGGGCTTCACCAGCCTCGGCACCTTCTCCGCGCGCTTCAAGAAGCAGACGGGCACAAGCCCCAGCGACTACCGCAGGCGTCACGGCCGTCGCGGTGCGGCGATGATCCCCGGCTGCTACGCGATGCTCTTCACCGGCGGCTTCAAGGAGCCGGGTACGGCCGCCCCCGAGCCGCAGAGCGGGGCACGAGGAGTTGAGCGGCGGCCCGGGGATGCCCCGAGCGATGTGGAGCACAGCGGAGAAGACCGCCGCGGGGAAGTGGGCCGCCGAGAGGCCCGCCGCGGGGAAGTGCGCAACAACGGAGAAGCGCCCCGCAAGCCCCTCTGA